From a region of the Aeoliella mucimassa genome:
- a CDS encoding class I SAM-dependent methyltransferase: MNYSSIAPVVPAVANIVDLPLDQALALVEKAFDTESIRARQIAADEVVEYYRQSERAYRMFHSGAGALHIGMRTSDAPADANDKVGHRRHVELFAEQLDAIDAKRAIEFGCGMGFNVRSLAEQFADREFVGVDLSPHHLRSARRDAKGLANVEFVEANYQQLSFSDGSFDALLAIETLCQTDDQQLALAEAYRVLRPGGRMMVIDCFRNQPLESFDAPLQQAARLVEKTAAVDAFAVMDSWQAMATSLGFSLVSVVDRSADTATDLARLYRLSRRFFNMSLAVKLIRRTMPPLAVENAICGLLMPYTVGYSAHGYYSVVLEKPASVGN, translated from the coding sequence TTGAATTACTCGTCGATTGCTCCTGTGGTACCTGCTGTTGCTAACATTGTTGACCTTCCCCTCGACCAGGCGCTTGCTCTGGTGGAGAAGGCGTTCGACACCGAGTCGATTCGCGCGCGACAGATCGCCGCCGACGAGGTGGTGGAATACTATCGTCAGAGCGAGCGGGCGTATCGCATGTTTCACTCCGGTGCTGGTGCGTTGCACATCGGCATGCGAACCAGCGACGCCCCGGCCGACGCGAACGACAAAGTGGGCCACCGCCGGCACGTGGAGTTGTTTGCCGAACAGCTCGACGCGATCGATGCCAAGCGGGCGATCGAGTTCGGCTGTGGCATGGGGTTCAACGTCCGTTCGCTTGCCGAGCAGTTTGCCGATCGCGAGTTCGTAGGGGTCGACCTGTCTCCGCACCACCTTCGCTCGGCGCGTCGCGACGCGAAAGGGCTGGCGAATGTCGAGTTCGTAGAAGCCAACTATCAACAACTTTCGTTCTCCGACGGTTCGTTCGACGCCTTGCTGGCGATTGAAACACTTTGTCAAACCGACGACCAGCAACTCGCCCTGGCCGAAGCGTATCGCGTGCTGCGGCCGGGTGGGCGGATGATGGTAATCGATTGTTTTCGCAACCAACCGCTCGAGTCGTTCGACGCCCCGCTGCAGCAGGCAGCGCGACTGGTCGAGAAGACCGCGGCCGTCGATGCGTTTGCGGTGATGGACTCCTGGCAAGCCATGGCAACGAGCCTCGGCTTTTCGCTGGTTAGCGTCGTCGATCGCTCGGCGGACACCGCGACCGACTTGGCGCGTCTCTACCGACTCTCTCGGCGATTCTTTAACATGTCGCTGGCGGTGAAGTTGATCCGTCGCACGATGCCGCCGCTGGCGGTGGAGAACGCCATTTGCGGACTGTTGATGCCCTACACGGTGGGCTACTCCGCTCACGGCTACTACAGCGTCGTGCTAGAGAAGCCGGCCAGCGTGGGAAACTAG
- a CDS encoding zinc-dependent alcohol dehydrogenase family protein: protein MQAVVFDEFRGPIRVDEVAEPECAPDGAVIEVHATGLCRSDWHGWQGHDADIRVLPHVPGHELAGIVAEVGRDVTCWKPGDRVTMPFVAGCGTCPECTTGNAQVCDQQFQPGFTGWGSYAERVAIRYADFNLVRLPESLDFATAASLGCRMATAYRAVAAQGQLRPGDWVAVHGCGGVGLAAVAIAAALGARPIAIDIRQQPLELAQQLGAAEVLDASHIDDIPAAVRQLTGRGADLSLDALGSRTTATNSILSLRKRGRHVQVGLLAGDQSNPPLPMGPVIAHELEIVGSHGLAARDYPRLLDLVVRGRLEAAKLVTRSILLSEAPAALAAMDHFDEVGVAVIEPKR from the coding sequence ATGCAAGCGGTTGTTTTCGACGAGTTTCGCGGCCCCATCCGAGTCGACGAGGTGGCCGAGCCGGAGTGCGCCCCCGACGGGGCGGTGATCGAGGTGCACGCGACCGGACTCTGCCGGAGCGACTGGCATGGCTGGCAAGGTCACGATGCTGACATCCGCGTACTGCCGCATGTGCCTGGGCATGAGCTGGCGGGCATCGTTGCCGAGGTTGGCCGCGACGTCACCTGCTGGAAGCCGGGCGATCGGGTCACGATGCCCTTTGTCGCGGGCTGCGGCACCTGCCCGGAATGCACGACGGGCAACGCCCAAGTATGCGATCAGCAGTTTCAGCCAGGTTTCACCGGTTGGGGATCGTACGCCGAGCGAGTGGCGATTCGCTACGCCGACTTCAACCTGGTCCGCCTGCCGGAGTCGCTCGATTTCGCCACGGCCGCCAGCCTGGGCTGCCGAATGGCAACCGCCTACCGCGCGGTGGCCGCCCAAGGACAGCTTCGCCCTGGCGACTGGGTCGCGGTGCATGGCTGTGGCGGCGTGGGCCTGGCCGCAGTCGCTATCGCAGCCGCCCTGGGTGCTCGGCCGATTGCCATCGACATCCGCCAGCAGCCGCTCGAGTTGGCTCAACAACTCGGTGCTGCCGAGGTGCTCGACGCCAGCCATATCGACGATATCCCCGCCGCTGTGCGGCAGCTGACCGGCCGAGGGGCCGATCTGTCGCTCGACGCTCTCGGCAGCCGGACGACTGCTACCAACTCGATTCTCTCGCTCCGCAAACGTGGCCGCCATGTTCAGGTCGGTCTGCTCGCCGGCGATCAGAGTAATCCTCCGCTGCCGATGGGTCCGGTGATCGCCCATGAGCTGGAAATCGTCGGCAGCCATGGCCTGGCCGCACGCGACTATCCGCGACTTCTCGACCTTGTTGTCCGAGGGCGGCTCGAAGCTGCTAAACTGGTAACCCGCTCGATTCTGCTCAGCGAAGCCCCCGCAGCGCTGGCCGCGATGGATCACTTCGACGAAGTCGGCGTGGCGGTCATCGAGCCAAAGCGGTAA
- the preA gene encoding NAD-dependent dihydropyrimidine dehydrogenase subunit PreA: MPKLASTVDGLLLPNPFVIASGPPGTNANVIGKAYDEGWGAVVCKTVSLEAEKVVNVQPRYARLRSRETGEIYGWENIELISDRPFETWLDEFKLIKDKYPDRVLIASIMEEYNQNAWHEIVGRCQETGVDAFELNMSCPHGLTERRMGSAMGEDPELLEEVCGWVMQVADRPVWVKMTPNVTRIEDPARASLRAGCQGISAINTIRSVVGVNLDTLRPEPSVEGYSTAGGYSSQAIMPIALRMCMEIATVLRDEFPGRSLSGVGGIETGRDATQFLLLGCDTVQVCTGVMKMGYRCVQTMKEQLLEFMEQHGFETLDEFKGHSLQYFTTHSDLVRRQAEARAARQAESHIRMIQADAEWDGDSFVDQSDALSRG, from the coding sequence ATGCCAAAGCTCGCGTCTACCGTTGATGGCCTGTTGTTGCCGAACCCCTTTGTCATCGCATCGGGCCCCCCGGGCACGAACGCGAATGTCATCGGCAAAGCCTACGATGAAGGTTGGGGAGCGGTTGTCTGCAAGACCGTGAGCCTGGAAGCCGAAAAAGTGGTGAACGTGCAGCCACGCTACGCCCGTTTGCGTAGCCGCGAGACTGGCGAGATCTACGGCTGGGAAAACATCGAGCTGATTAGCGATCGCCCGTTCGAAACCTGGCTTGATGAGTTCAAGCTGATCAAAGACAAGTACCCCGATCGTGTGCTGATCGCCTCGATCATGGAAGAGTACAACCAGAACGCCTGGCACGAGATTGTCGGTCGCTGCCAGGAAACCGGCGTCGATGCGTTCGAACTGAACATGAGCTGCCCGCACGGACTCACCGAGCGTCGCATGGGCTCGGCCATGGGCGAGGATCCCGAACTGCTCGAGGAAGTCTGCGGCTGGGTCATGCAAGTGGCCGACCGCCCGGTGTGGGTGAAGATGACTCCCAACGTCACCCGCATCGAAGACCCCGCCCGCGCGAGCCTGCGAGCCGGGTGCCAAGGCATCTCGGCCATCAATACCATCCGCAGCGTCGTCGGGGTGAACCTCGATACGCTCCGCCCTGAGCCGAGCGTGGAAGGCTACAGCACCGCGGGGGGATACAGCTCGCAGGCGATCATGCCGATCGCGCTGCGAATGTGCATGGAGATCGCCACGGTGCTGCGAGACGAGTTCCCTGGCCGCTCGCTGTCGGGCGTCGGCGGCATCGAGACCGGGCGCGACGCTACGCAGTTCTTGCTGCTCGGTTGCGACACGGTGCAGGTTTGCACCGGCGTGATGAAAATGGGTTATCGCTGCGTGCAGACCATGAAGGAACAACTGCTGGAGTTCATGGAGCAGCATGGCTTCGAGACACTCGACGAGTTCAAAGGCCACTCGCTGCAGTACTTCACCACGCACTCCGATCTGGTCCGCCGTCAGGCCGAAGCCCGGGCCGCCCGTCAGGCTGAAAGCCATATTCGCATGATCCAGGCCGACGCTGAGTGGGATGGCGACTCGTTCGTCGATCAGTCCGACGCCCTCTCGCGAGGTTAA
- a CDS encoding ABC transporter permease, with translation MQYPKLFLTFARNSLIRDMTFRTNFLIEVISSISWMVMNLGFYLLVYSYTDSIGDPQNPEDGWTKYQFFVFIATTMFINSIVQAMFMPNAQEMSELVRTGGLDFALLKPIDTQFLLSLRRVNWSSLGNFVVAFGVLIYASQHLDHTGFTLVQYLLYPIYIVCGVLILYSIMFSLAATSIWLGRNQTLYDFWFYITNFSRYPLEIYSGNALGNALQTVFTYFVPVLIVINVPARMMAKPLTAEYAYLAGYAIIATVLSLVINRWVFQRALASYRSASS, from the coding sequence ATGCAATATCCCAAGCTATTTCTGACGTTCGCCCGCAATAGCTTGATCCGCGATATGACGTTTCGCACCAACTTTCTGATCGAGGTCATCTCGAGCATCAGCTGGATGGTGATGAATCTCGGCTTTTACCTGCTGGTTTACAGCTATACCGACTCAATCGGCGACCCGCAAAACCCGGAAGACGGCTGGACCAAATATCAGTTCTTCGTGTTCATCGCGACCACCATGTTCATCAATAGCATTGTGCAGGCGATGTTCATGCCGAACGCCCAGGAAATGAGCGAATTGGTCCGCACCGGCGGGCTCGACTTTGCCCTGCTCAAGCCGATTGACACCCAGTTTCTGCTCTCGCTCCGGCGGGTCAATTGGTCGTCGCTAGGCAATTTTGTGGTCGCCTTCGGGGTGCTGATCTACGCGTCGCAGCACCTGGATCACACGGGATTCACCCTGGTGCAGTACTTGCTCTACCCCATTTACATCGTGTGCGGGGTGCTGATTCTCTACAGCATTATGTTCTCACTGGCGGCAACCAGCATCTGGCTTGGCCGCAATCAAACGCTGTACGACTTCTGGTTCTACATCACAAATTTCTCGCGGTATCCGCTCGAGATTTACAGCGGCAATGCCTTGGGCAACGCCTTGCAAACCGTGTTTACGTACTTTGTGCCGGTGCTGATTGTGATTAACGTTCCAGCTCGCATGATGGCCAAACCGCTCACTGCCGAATACGCCTACCTGGCGGGCTACGCAATTATCGCCACCGTGCTGTCGCTGGTGATCAACCGCTGGGTCTTCCAGCGGGCGTTGGCCAGCTACCGCAGCGCTAGCAGCTGA
- a CDS encoding secondary thiamine-phosphate synthase enzyme YjbQ produces the protein MARLYSILAKDAPMVFQERFKLETSGHRDMQDISSRVSEIIQRSSIQTGTAHIFNVGSTGVIAAIEFEPGLAGDLPAILDQLIPPSTSYGHERAWNDGNGHSHLQSTWLGPELTIPVENGRPVLGTWQQVIHLECDIKPRSRSVVVTVHGE, from the coding sequence ATGGCTCGCCTTTACTCGATTTTAGCGAAAGACGCGCCGATGGTGTTTCAGGAACGGTTTAAGCTGGAGACCTCTGGTCACCGCGACATGCAGGATATTTCCAGCAGGGTGTCGGAGATCATCCAGCGAAGTTCTATTCAAACCGGCACCGCCCACATTTTCAACGTCGGGAGCACCGGAGTGATCGCCGCGATTGAATTCGAACCGGGCCTGGCCGGCGATTTGCCTGCGATTCTCGACCAGCTGATTCCCCCCAGCACCTCCTACGGGCACGAGCGGGCTTGGAACGACGGCAACGGGCACTCGCATCTGCAGTCCACCTGGCTCGGTCCCGAGCTGACGATTCCCGTCGAAAATGGCCGCCCGGTGCTCGGTACCTGGCAGCAGGTGATTCACCTGGAGTGCGATATCAAGCCGCGCAGCCGCTCGGTGGTGGTCACCGTGCACGGCGAGTAG
- a CDS encoding prolyl oligopeptidase family serine peptidase: protein MFKRLQNGRSPVSVTMSLWIGLVVVVISMPNSAPAGDYPATRRVDHTDDYHGTTVPDPYRWLESDVRESQEVADWVESQSEFARQYLDTIPAREIFAKRLEKLYNFERYSAPRRKGGRFFYSKNDGLQNQSVLYLAESDTDPGRVLIDPNTWSEDGTVALSSFSVSEDGELMAIAKSSSGSDWKTIQVMEIESGKMRDDLIEWVRFGGMDWDRHGTGFYYARYPKPGEGEKFQSVALNQKIYYHKLGTPQAEDKLVYERPDHPDWSFGVSVTEEGDWLVLSIGSGTDPQNQVWVKSLAAEDADWIPLVDHFENEYALLANRGSLLYFLTDKEAPQKRIVAIDAAKPTEMMEIVPQQEATLVDADIVGGRLIAQYLKDVHAEVEMFDYNGKSLGQVELPGIGSAGGFHGEEDENETYFSFTNTVTPTSIYKLDIPTGKVEVLRRPGIDFDSDQYVVEQVFYPSKDGTKIPMTISHRKGLKLDGTNPTLLYAYGGFNISITPSFSVDYAAWMEQGGVVAIANLRGGGEYGEDWHQAGKLGNKQNVFDDFIAAAEWLIANKYTASERLAIRGGSNGGLLVGAVMTQRPELFGACLPAVGVHDMLRFHKFTAGQFWRSEYGSSDEAEDFKFLYAYSPYHNVEPGTSYPATMVTTADTDDRVVPMHSFKFAAALQNAQAGEAPILLRVELKAGHGAGTPISKHIEQAADMWAFLSKVFDMQVEAK, encoded by the coding sequence ATGTTCAAGCGTCTCCAGAATGGTCGTTCCCCTGTAAGTGTGACGATGTCGCTGTGGATCGGCTTGGTCGTGGTCGTTATTTCTATGCCCAATAGCGCTCCCGCCGGCGACTACCCCGCGACACGAAGGGTGGACCACACCGACGATTATCACGGCACCACCGTGCCCGATCCTTACCGTTGGCTCGAGTCCGACGTCCGCGAATCGCAGGAAGTGGCCGACTGGGTCGAATCCCAGAGCGAGTTCGCCCGCCAGTACCTCGACACGATCCCCGCCCGCGAGATCTTCGCCAAGCGGTTGGAGAAGCTCTACAACTTCGAACGCTACTCGGCCCCCCGTCGCAAAGGTGGTCGCTTCTTCTACTCCAAGAACGACGGGCTGCAAAACCAGTCGGTGCTGTACCTTGCCGAGTCGGACACCGACCCCGGGCGGGTACTGATCGATCCGAACACCTGGAGCGAAGATGGCACCGTTGCCCTGTCGTCGTTCTCGGTAAGCGAAGATGGCGAGCTGATGGCCATTGCCAAGAGTTCGTCGGGTTCCGATTGGAAGACCATTCAGGTCATGGAAATCGAATCGGGCAAGATGCGCGACGACCTGATCGAGTGGGTGCGGTTCGGCGGAATGGACTGGGACCGCCATGGAACTGGCTTCTACTACGCTCGCTACCCCAAGCCAGGGGAGGGAGAGAAGTTCCAGTCGGTCGCGCTCAACCAGAAAATCTATTACCACAAGCTGGGCACCCCGCAAGCCGAAGACAAGCTCGTCTATGAGCGGCCCGATCATCCCGATTGGTCGTTCGGAGTGAGCGTGACCGAAGAGGGAGACTGGCTGGTGCTGTCGATCGGCTCGGGCACCGATCCCCAGAACCAAGTGTGGGTCAAGAGTCTCGCTGCAGAGGATGCCGATTGGATTCCGCTGGTCGACCACTTCGAGAATGAGTACGCGTTGCTCGCCAATCGCGGCAGCCTGCTCTACTTCCTGACCGACAAAGAGGCTCCGCAAAAGCGGATTGTCGCAATCGATGCGGCCAAGCCGACGGAGATGATGGAGATCGTTCCGCAGCAGGAAGCCACGCTGGTGGATGCCGATATCGTCGGCGGCCGGCTGATTGCTCAGTACCTGAAGGACGTGCACGCGGAAGTCGAAATGTTCGACTACAACGGCAAGTCGCTCGGCCAGGTCGAACTCCCTGGTATCGGTTCCGCAGGCGGGTTCCATGGCGAGGAAGACGAGAACGAAACTTACTTCTCGTTCACCAACACGGTCACTCCCACCAGCATCTACAAGCTCGACATCCCCACTGGCAAAGTCGAAGTGCTCCGCCGGCCGGGCATCGATTTCGACTCCGACCAATACGTGGTCGAGCAAGTCTTCTACCCGAGCAAAGATGGCACCAAGATTCCGATGACCATCTCGCATCGCAAGGGCCTCAAGCTCGATGGCACCAACCCCACGCTTCTGTACGCCTACGGCGGGTTTAACATTTCGATCACGCCAAGCTTCTCGGTCGACTACGCTGCCTGGATGGAACAAGGCGGGGTCGTGGCCATCGCCAACCTGCGTGGCGGCGGCGAGTACGGCGAAGACTGGCATCAAGCCGGTAAGCTCGGCAACAAGCAAAACGTGTTCGACGACTTCATCGCCGCGGCCGAATGGCTCATCGCGAACAAGTACACTGCCAGCGAGCGACTCGCCATCCGAGGCGGCAGCAACGGTGGTTTGCTGGTCGGCGCGGTCATGACTCAGCGGCCCGAATTGTTCGGCGCTTGCCTGCCCGCGGTCGGCGTGCACGACATGCTGCGGTTCCACAAGTTCACCGCCGGGCAGTTCTGGCGGAGCGAATATGGCTCGTCCGACGAGGCGGAAGACTTCAAGTTCCTCTATGCCTACTCCCCTTACCACAACGTGGAGCCAGGAACCTCGTACCCAGCGACCATGGTCACCACGGCCGATACCGACGATCGCGTGGTGCCGATGCACAGCTTCAAGTTTGCCGCAGCGTTGCAAAACGCCCAAGCGGGCGAGGCCCCCATTCTGCTGCGTGTGGAGCTGAAGGCTGGCCACGGAGCGGGTACGCCGATTTCGAAGCACATCGAACAGGCTGCCGACATGTGGGCGTTCCTGTCGAAGGTGTTCGACATGCAGGTCGAAGCGAAGTAA
- the ispH gene encoding 4-hydroxy-3-methylbut-2-enyl diphosphate reductase: MKVLLASPRGFCAGVNMAIDSLELALKQFGPPLYVYHEIVHNKYVVNHFREKGVVFVDHLDEVPEGSTLLFSAHGVSPEIRQAARDRQLTAIDATCPLVTKVHLEAIKYAKLGYTICLIGHEGHDEVVGTMGEAPEAILLVETPDDVARLEVADESKVAYLTQTTLSVDDANRIIARLRQRFPQIASPPKDDICYATQNRQEAVSILSSEADMVLVLGSQNSSNSQRLAELARERGVPAYLIDGTSDIRPEWLSAANTVVVTAGASAPEVVVEECLDLLRDEYGATVEVRTTREEHVSFQLPKELRALETK, translated from the coding sequence ATGAAAGTACTTCTAGCCAGCCCTCGCGGATTCTGTGCGGGCGTGAACATGGCGATCGACTCGCTGGAGCTCGCCCTTAAGCAGTTTGGGCCCCCGCTCTACGTTTACCACGAAATTGTTCATAACAAGTACGTGGTCAACCATTTCCGCGAGAAGGGGGTTGTCTTTGTCGATCACCTCGACGAAGTGCCCGAAGGTTCCACGCTGCTATTCTCCGCGCATGGTGTCTCGCCCGAGATTCGTCAGGCGGCCCGCGATCGGCAACTTACCGCGATCGACGCGACCTGCCCGCTGGTCACCAAAGTGCATCTCGAAGCGATCAAGTACGCCAAGCTCGGTTACACGATCTGCCTGATCGGTCACGAAGGGCACGACGAAGTGGTTGGCACCATGGGCGAGGCCCCCGAGGCCATCCTGCTGGTGGAGACCCCCGACGACGTGGCCCGGCTCGAAGTGGCCGACGAGTCGAAAGTGGCTTATCTCACCCAAACCACGCTCAGCGTCGACGACGCGAACCGCATTATCGCCCGCCTGCGACAGCGCTTCCCGCAGATCGCCAGCCCGCCGAAAGACGACATTTGCTACGCGACGCAAAACCGCCAGGAAGCGGTCTCCATCCTGTCGTCCGAAGCCGACATGGTGCTGGTGCTCGGTAGCCAAAACAGCTCGAACAGCCAGCGTCTGGCGGAACTCGCCCGCGAACGTGGCGTGCCCGCCTACCTGATCGACGGCACCAGCGACATCCGGCCCGAATGGCTCAGCGCGGCCAACACCGTGGTGGTGACAGCCGGAGCGAGTGCTCCCGAGGTGGTCGTGGAGGAATGCCTCGACCTGCTCCGCGACGAATACGGAGCCACGGTCGAAGTACGTACCACCCGCGAAGAACACGTGTCGTTCCAGCTGCCGAAAGAACTGCGGGCGTTGGAAACCAAGTAG
- a CDS encoding flagellar biosynthesis anti-sigma factor FlgM, which yields MQINGAHQVHGTQALNGPHFNQRPQQAEARTSSQPVDQLDISPAAQAASESTGTDGIRNDVVARLRAEIASGTYETPEKLEAAVDRLFDSMG from the coding sequence ATGCAAATCAACGGCGCACACCAAGTTCACGGCACTCAAGCCCTCAACGGACCCCACTTCAATCAACGCCCTCAGCAGGCCGAGGCTCGCACCTCGAGCCAGCCGGTCGACCAGCTCGATATTTCGCCAGCCGCGCAAGCTGCTAGTGAGAGCACCGGCACCGATGGCATTCGCAACGACGTGGTGGCTCGCCTGCGAGCGGAAATTGCCAGTGGAACCTACGAAACTCCTGAAAAGCTCGAAGCAGCCGTCGATCGGCTGTTCGACTCCATGGGCTAA
- a CDS encoding Fur family transcriptional regulator has product MSKEYALESIEVSLSPRERFVEYLQSRGKRVTQQRMQLVDRIFERHEHFDADELIAHLSQNKETRISRATIYRTLDELVDAGMLRAMSLSGRRVYEHDYGYPQHDHLHCKSCDSLIEFASDELVTLRDAVAREHGFRVTGHRLIITGICAPCQKKQSRPASPLDLV; this is encoded by the coding sequence ATGTCTAAAGAGTACGCCCTTGAATCGATCGAAGTTTCGCTCTCCCCGCGGGAGCGGTTCGTCGAGTATTTGCAGAGTCGCGGCAAGCGGGTCACTCAGCAGCGGATGCAGTTGGTCGACCGCATCTTCGAGCGTCACGAGCATTTCGACGCCGACGAGTTGATCGCCCATCTCTCGCAAAATAAAGAGACACGCATCAGCCGGGCGACGATCTATCGCACGCTCGACGAACTCGTCGACGCAGGCATGTTGCGAGCCATGTCGCTCTCAGGGCGTCGCGTTTACGAGCACGACTATGGCTACCCCCAGCACGACCATTTGCACTGCAAGAGCTGCGACTCGCTGATCGAGTTCGCCAGCGACGAACTGGTGACCCTCCGCGACGCGGTGGCTCGCGAGCATGGCTTCCGGGTGACCGGGCATCGGCTCATCATCACCGGCATCTGCGCTCCGTGTCAAAAGAAGCAAAGCCGCCCCGCGTCGCCGCTCGACTTGGTGTAG